The following coding sequences are from one Gemmatimonadota bacterium window:
- a CDS encoding DUF2231 domain-containing protein, which produces MDIHPLVTHFPIVLLVIGVVCDAIGILRHRDFFVRVGFLLFSLGALTAIPVALTGDSAAEVAQHIDGIAADLEVHDTLGTVTAFLAVALALVRTHFVLKKKFVGFVRYVYLVFGLVTAGLVCAAGYTGGYLVYFYGAGTEPVTSQIELEKRVPRVDKFESR; this is translated from the coding sequence ATGGATATTCATCCTCTTGTTACACACTTTCCCATTGTCTTGTTGGTCATTGGCGTTGTTTGTGATGCGATTGGCATATTGCGTCACCGCGATTTTTTTGTGCGAGTGGGGTTTTTGCTCTTTTCGCTCGGTGCTTTGACCGCGATTCCGGTCGCACTCACAGGGGATAGTGCTGCCGAGGTTGCGCAACATATCGATGGTATTGCCGCAGATTTAGAGGTTCACGATACGCTGGGTACGGTCACCGCGTTTCTGGCTGTTGCGCTGGCACTGGTACGCACGCATTTTGTTTTGAAGAAGAAATTTGTCGGGTTTGTTCGCTATGTGTATCTCGTTTTTGGTCTTGTTACTGCGGGTCTGGTGTGCGCGGCGGGATATACGGGTGGATATTTGGTTTATTTTTACGGCGCTGGAACAGAGCCAGTCACGTCGCAGATTGAGTTGGAAAAGCGCGTGCCGCGAGTCGATAAATTTGAGAGCAGGTAG
- a CDS encoding NYN domain-containing protein → MKKVFIYLDNSNIFISAQEAAAEREGEAARSRVRIHFRNLLALAQAGRPIERAIAVGSIPPELRQMWNRLENEDVEVQLLERGALQGSEQGVDQVLQTIMLRDTVDYNGVPGIAVLLTGDGSGFVDGVGFHADIERMHRRGWDIEVLSWRHSCNRRMREWAEENGKFIALDDFYNSITFLEGAWPGQPVADPRYAEPLQLDLRS, encoded by the coding sequence ATGAAGAAGGTTTTCATCTATTTGGATAATTCCAATATTTTTATTAGCGCGCAAGAGGCCGCTGCAGAGCGCGAGGGGGAGGCCGCTCGCTCGCGCGTGCGTATTCATTTTCGCAATCTCCTCGCTCTGGCACAGGCAGGCCGACCGATTGAGCGGGCCATTGCTGTTGGCTCTATTCCACCAGAGTTGCGTCAGATGTGGAACCGCCTTGAGAATGAGGATGTTGAGGTGCAGTTGTTGGAACGCGGGGCATTGCAGGGTAGCGAACAGGGCGTGGATCAAGTTTTGCAAACGATTATGCTTCGAGATACTGTAGATTATAATGGTGTACCGGGTATTGCTGTCTTGCTCACGGGCGATGGCAGTGGCTTTGTCGATGGCGTTGGATTTCACGCGGATATAGAGCGCATGCATCGCAGGGGCTGGGATATAGAAGTGCTGTCATGGCGTCACAGTTGCAACCGCCGCATGCGAGAATGGGCAGAGGAGAATGGAAAATTTATCGCATTGGACGATTTCTACAATAGTATTACGTTCCTGGAAGGCGCGTGGCCGGGACAACCCGTTGCAGACCCGCGGTATGCAGAGCCATTGCAACTCGACTTGCGCTCATAA
- a CDS encoding sulfatase: protein MTDRPNILFMHSHNTGTYIEPYGHAVPTPHMQQLSEQGVLFRRAYATAPTCSPSRASFLTGMYPHTCGMTGLAHRGFAMTNYDWHAARIFKTNGYFTATAGVEHTAPDLDTIGYDEILSGLDTNYPGQPKWIEPADAVVDFIKNAPQQPFFLNLGLNETHRPFHSAEPDKYPAEREQYCTPPRPLPDTPETRADTADYKASARIMDNHYGNVLAALEETGLSDNTLVFCFADHGLQFPRNMCNLTDHGIGVYLIIRGPGGFEGGKVINAMVSLMDLLPTAYRAAGIEIPDHVQGKSLHPLINEDRHREEIFSEVTYHAAYEPMRSIRTERYKYIRRYDNRDKLVLPNVDDTPTKAYLLNQNWEKLPRDQEMLYDLIFDPDETHNIIDREDMAPVRKDLSHRLHTWMEETNDPLLPDGHIAAPGGSKVNNSDGRSPNETPEVMV, encoded by the coding sequence ATGACAGATCGACCAAACATCTTATTTATGCACTCGCACAACACCGGAACCTATATTGAACCCTACGGACACGCCGTACCAACGCCGCACATGCAGCAACTGTCAGAACAAGGCGTACTCTTTCGGCGGGCGTATGCCACAGCCCCCACCTGTTCGCCCAGCAGAGCCAGCTTCTTAACCGGCATGTACCCCCACACCTGTGGCATGACGGGCCTTGCACACCGCGGCTTTGCCATGACGAATTACGACTGGCATGCCGCCCGCATCTTCAAGACAAATGGCTACTTCACCGCAACCGCTGGCGTGGAACACACCGCACCGGACCTGGACACCATTGGATATGACGAAATCCTCTCCGGACTGGACACAAATTACCCCGGACAGCCCAAATGGATCGAACCCGCGGACGCCGTCGTGGATTTCATAAAAAACGCACCCCAACAACCCTTCTTTCTCAACCTCGGCCTAAACGAAACGCACCGACCATTTCACAGTGCCGAACCCGACAAATACCCCGCAGAACGCGAACAATACTGCACCCCACCTCGTCCCTTGCCCGACACACCGGAAACCCGGGCAGACACAGCCGACTACAAAGCCTCTGCCCGCATCATGGACAACCACTACGGCAACGTACTCGCAGCACTCGAAGAAACCGGCCTATCCGACAACACCCTCGTATTCTGCTTTGCCGATCACGGCCTGCAATTTCCGCGCAACATGTGCAACCTGACAGACCACGGCATCGGCGTGTACCTCATCATACGCGGACCCGGCGGATTTGAAGGCGGAAAAGTCATAAACGCGATGGTCAGCCTGATGGACCTGTTACCCACGGCATATCGCGCTGCCGGCATAGAAATACCCGACCACGTACAGGGAAAATCCCTGCACCCTCTGATAAACGAAGACCGCCATCGGGAAGAAATCTTTTCAGAAGTCACCTATCACGCCGCGTACGAACCCATGCGGAGCATCCGCACCGAAAGATACAAATATATCCGGCGATACGACAACCGCGACAAACTCGTATTGCCCAACGTAGATGACACACCCACAAAAGCGTACCTACTCAATCAAAACTGGGAAAAATTGCCGCGCGATCAGGAAATGTTGTACGACCTCATATTCGACCCCGATGAAACGCACAACATCATCGACCGGGAAGACATGGCACCTGTGCGGAAAGATCTGAGCCATCGATTGCACACATGGATGGAAGAAACAAATGACCCCCTCTTGCCAGACGGGCACATCGCTGCACCGGGCGGATCCAAGGTCAACAACTCCGATGGCCGCTCGCCGAATGAGACGCCGGAGGTTATGGTGTAG
- a CDS encoding Zn-dependent alcohol dehydrogenase, whose translation MKMQASLLYEPGRPLEVADLDLEGPKEDEVMVRMTATGVCHSCLHVVDGSWTGYPMPMVLGDEGAGIVQEVGPGVRHVKPGDHVILSWASTCGRCHYCATGLSHLCERTPPGKGVLMDGTSRMKIKGQTVYHYGPACSYASYSVMPASCAVPIREDMPLEVAALIGCSVMTGVGSVINTAAVTPGASMAVFGTGGIGLNVIQGGTLVQAHPIIAVDINPAKLEYAKSFGATHTIDASKENPVEAIKDLTGRGADYSFVAVGNAQVINQAWDCLASRGQCLLIGLPPTGSTVTFDTGSLQSNERILRGCRYGSARIYDDFPRMVELYLAGKLKIDELVTRRFDLEGANEAFDALAAGEVARGLIVF comes from the coding sequence ATGAAAATGCAAGCATCGCTACTCTATGAGCCGGGAAGACCGCTGGAAGTAGCGGACCTGGACCTGGAAGGACCGAAAGAAGACGAAGTCATGGTACGCATGACCGCCACTGGCGTATGTCACAGTTGTTTGCACGTCGTAGATGGCAGCTGGACCGGATATCCAATGCCCATGGTACTCGGCGATGAAGGGGCTGGAATCGTCCAAGAAGTGGGACCCGGTGTTCGACACGTAAAACCCGGCGACCACGTCATCCTATCCTGGGCATCGACATGCGGGCGCTGTCACTACTGCGCAACCGGACTATCGCACCTGTGTGAACGCACCCCACCGGGCAAAGGCGTATTAATGGACGGCACATCCAGAATGAAAATAAAAGGCCAAACCGTGTACCATTACGGACCCGCGTGTAGCTACGCCTCATACTCCGTCATGCCCGCCTCCTGTGCCGTCCCCATCCGGGAAGACATGCCCCTCGAAGTAGCCGCCTTAATCGGCTGCTCGGTCATGACCGGCGTAGGCTCCGTCATCAACACAGCAGCCGTAACGCCCGGAGCGAGCATGGCCGTATTCGGCACCGGGGGAATTGGCCTCAACGTCATACAGGGCGGAACCCTGGTACAGGCACACCCCATCATAGCAGTCGATATCAACCCCGCCAAACTGGAATACGCGAAATCCTTTGGCGCGACACACACCATAGACGCCAGCAAAGAAAATCCGGTCGAAGCCATAAAAGACCTCACCGGACGCGGGGCGGATTATTCATTTGTCGCAGTCGGCAACGCGCAAGTCATCAATCAAGCCTGGGACTGTCTCGCATCCAGGGGCCAGTGCTTGCTCATCGGCCTGCCTCCCACCGGTTCCACCGTCACATTTGACACCGGCAGCCTCCAGTCCAACGAACGCATCCTGCGCGGCTGCAGGTATGGAAGTGCGAGAATCTATGACGACTTCCCGCGCATGGTAGAACTCTACCTCGCTGGAAAACTAAAAATCGACGAACTCGTAACCCGGCGATTTGATCTCGAAGGAGCCAACGAAGCCTTTGACGCCCTGGCCGCTGGAGAAGTCGCGCGAGGCCTGATCGTCTTCTAA
- a CDS encoding sigma-70 family RNA polymerase sigma factor translates to MFLIKYHTLSDEKLMARIQRGDTAAFDELYTRYSKRMLYYFHRMLGGDEEKAQDFLQDLFLKIVEKPARFKRGNAFASWLYTVAHNMCKNEYRKQSVRKVVVNDPDIDMHCGWVDGAYAIEKACDERAFLSALMDELDKLSVDQRTTFLLRHQECRSIREISEILGCPEGTVKSRLHHVTQKLAERLQGRNSLCG, encoded by the coding sequence ATGTTCCTGATAAAATATCACACGCTTTCCGATGAAAAGCTCATGGCCCGCATTCAGCGGGGCGATACAGCCGCTTTTGACGAACTCTATACCCGATATAGCAAGCGGATGCTTTATTATTTTCATCGCATGCTGGGGGGGGACGAGGAGAAGGCGCAGGATTTTTTGCAGGATTTGTTTTTGAAAATTGTCGAGAAGCCCGCCCGATTTAAGCGGGGTAATGCCTTTGCGTCCTGGCTTTATACGGTTGCACACAATATGTGCAAGAATGAGTATCGCAAGCAGAGTGTGCGGAAGGTTGTGGTTAATGATCCCGATATCGATATGCATTGTGGCTGGGTTGATGGTGCTTATGCCATAGAAAAGGCGTGCGATGAACGGGCTTTTCTAAGTGCGCTGATGGATGAGCTGGATAAGCTCAGTGTGGATCAGCGTACGACGTTTTTATTGCGGCATCAAGAGTGTCGCAGTATTCGAGAGATTAGTGAGATTCTCGGGTGTCCCGAGGGGACGGTTAAATCGAGGCTGCACCATGTTACGCAGAAGTTGGCAGAAAGACTTCAGGGGCGAAATTCCCTGTGTGGATGA
- a CDS encoding DUF4160 domain-containing protein — protein MGRIRRGNFIFVFWAGDHPPRHVHVYRSGKLVVKWDLENNRAMKGKPTGQILKYIRELQDRGAL, from the coding sequence ATGGGTAGAATTCGGCGAGGAAATTTCATTTTTGTGTTTTGGGCTGGCGACCATCCCCCGAGACATGTTCATGTTTATCGATCGGGCAAGCTGGTCGTTAAGTGGGATTTGGAAAACAATAGGGCGATGAAGGGAAAGCCGACGGGTCAAATTTTAAAATATATACGAGAATTGCAAGATAGAGGTGCGCTTTGA
- a CDS encoding TRAP transporter substrate-binding protein produces MERVKRRDFIKKAGLAGGAALLAGCASPQETGAPAVQTRKKYEWKMVTTWPPHFPILGESAEHIAKWTEEMSEGQLKIQVYGGGELIPPLEGFDAVSAGTAEMCHGAAYYWAGKAQATQFFASVPFGMNAQQMNAWITSGGGLALWEELYAPFNLIPIPAGNTGVQMGGWFNREINATSDLQGLKMRIPGLGGKVISKAGGSAILSAGAEIFTNLERGVIDATEWIGPYHDTLMGFYKAAKYYYYPGWHEPGTVIELIVNKSAYQTLPKNLQDIVRTAAARANAWTLSEFEAKNNAHLQTLIKDHNVILKKFPDEVLDILQKYAREVEDELVAADAMSKKVYEAYESFRKKMHGWAAISEKIYYENLSA; encoded by the coding sequence ATGGAACGAGTAAAACGACGCGACTTCATAAAAAAAGCCGGACTTGCCGGCGGAGCTGCACTATTGGCGGGCTGTGCATCCCCTCAAGAAACCGGGGCACCCGCTGTACAAACGCGAAAAAAATACGAATGGAAAATGGTCACAACCTGGCCGCCGCACTTCCCCATCCTGGGAGAATCCGCTGAACACATCGCCAAATGGACAGAAGAAATGTCCGAAGGCCAGCTCAAAATACAGGTCTATGGCGGCGGCGAACTCATACCCCCCCTCGAAGGCTTTGACGCCGTCAGTGCGGGAACCGCGGAAATGTGTCACGGCGCCGCGTATTACTGGGCGGGAAAAGCGCAGGCAACCCAATTCTTTGCCTCTGTACCCTTTGGCATGAACGCCCAACAAATGAACGCCTGGATCACCAGTGGCGGAGGCCTCGCCTTATGGGAAGAACTCTACGCCCCATTTAACCTCATCCCCATCCCCGCAGGCAACACCGGCGTGCAAATGGGCGGCTGGTTCAACCGCGAAATCAACGCCACAAGCGACCTTCAGGGCCTCAAAATGCGCATCCCGGGCCTCGGCGGCAAAGTCATATCCAAAGCTGGCGGATCCGCTATCTTATCAGCCGGCGCAGAAATTTTCACCAACCTCGAACGCGGCGTCATCGACGCAACCGAATGGATCGGACCCTATCACGACACACTCATGGGCTTTTACAAAGCCGCCAAATACTATTATTATCCCGGCTGGCACGAACCCGGCACCGTCATAGAACTCATCGTCAACAAATCCGCATATCAAACCCTGCCCAAAAACCTGCAAGACATCGTGCGAACCGCCGCAGCGCGCGCAAATGCCTGGACACTATCGGAATTTGAAGCAAAAAACAACGCGCATCTGCAAACCCTCATAAAAGACCACAACGTCATACTGAAAAAATTCCCCGACGAAGTCCTCGACATACTTCAAAAATACGCCAGAGAAGTCGAAGATGAACTCGTCGCAGCCGATGCCATGAGCAAAAAAGTATATGAAGCATATGAATCATTTCGCAAAAAAATGCACGGCTGGGCGGCGATATCGGAAAAAATCTATTACGAGAACTTGAGTGCATAA
- a CDS encoding TRAP transporter large permease subunit — protein sequence MIEAMPLILFGVLFLLLLIGFPVAFTLGGVSFILGYLTFGPAFFNLLPLRIWGVMTNYVLIAVPLFVFMGVMLEKSGLAENLLETMALLFGHLRGGLAISVVAVGALFGASTGIVGATVVTMGLLSLPTMLKRGYRPEVAAGTISASGTLGQIIPPSIVLVLLGSVLNVPIGDMFVGAVLPGFVLVGFYAVYLILVAIFKSEWVPAMPEEELAQFHGRAMVKRVLQAFVLPAVLVVAVLGSIFAGVASPTEAAAVGAFGATLLTVLQKRFSYRTLKSVMVETTHLTCMVFLILVGATAFGLVFRGMHGDAYLTNLILSANMSPGAFLALVMVMIFVAGFFIDFIEITFIIVPVVAPIFVTLGVDLLWLGILIAMNLQTSFLTPPFGFALFYLKGVAPPEVRTGHIYRGIIPFIIIQLIGLTLVITFPEMATSLPKYLGG from the coding sequence ATGATTGAGGCGATGCCCCTGATTCTGTTTGGCGTTCTTTTTCTTCTTCTTTTGATCGGTTTTCCCGTTGCGTTTACGCTGGGTGGCGTTTCTTTTATTCTGGGCTATTTGACGTTTGGTCCGGCTTTTTTCAATCTTTTGCCCCTGCGTATCTGGGGTGTGATGACGAATTACGTGCTGATTGCCGTGCCTTTGTTTGTGTTTATGGGGGTGATGCTGGAGAAGTCCGGGCTGGCTGAGAATTTGCTGGAGACGATGGCGTTGCTTTTTGGGCATTTGCGCGGTGGACTGGCGATTTCTGTGGTTGCTGTGGGGGCGCTGTTCGGGGCTTCTACGGGGATTGTGGGCGCGACTGTGGTTACGATGGGTTTGCTGAGTTTGCCGACGATGCTGAAGCGGGGATACCGCCCCGAGGTTGCCGCAGGGACGATTTCAGCGTCGGGTACTTTGGGGCAGATTATTCCGCCGAGTATTGTGCTGGTGCTATTAGGTAGTGTGCTGAATGTTCCGATTGGGGATATGTTTGTGGGTGCTGTGTTGCCCGGGTTTGTTCTGGTTGGTTTTTATGCGGTTTATCTGATTCTGGTTGCGATTTTTAAGTCCGAGTGGGTACCGGCAATGCCAGAGGAGGAGCTCGCGCAATTTCACGGCAGGGCGATGGTGAAGCGCGTTTTGCAGGCGTTTGTTCTGCCGGCTGTTCTGGTTGTTGCGGTGCTGGGTTCTATTTTTGCGGGGGTTGCTTCGCCTACCGAGGCGGCGGCCGTGGGTGCGTTTGGCGCAACGCTTTTGACGGTGTTGCAAAAGCGGTTTTCATATCGGACGCTGAAGTCGGTGATGGTGGAGACGACGCATCTGACGTGTATGGTTTTTCTTATTCTGGTGGGGGCTACGGCGTTTGGTCTGGTGTTTCGCGGTATGCACGGGGATGCGTATTTGACGAATCTGATTCTGTCGGCGAATATGAGTCCGGGGGCGTTTCTCGCGCTTGTGATGGTTATGATTTTTGTGGCGGGATTTTTTATCGATTTTATCGAGATTACGTTTATTATTGTTCCGGTTGTGGCGCCTATTTTTGTGACGTTGGGGGTGGATCTTCTGTGGTTGGGTATTTTGATTGCGATGAATTTGCAGACTTCTTTTTTGACGCCGCCGTTTGGTTTTGCGCTTTTTTATCTGAAGGGGGTCGCGCCGCCCGAGGTCCGCACGGGCCATATTTATCGGGGGATTATTCCGTTTATTATTATTCAGCTTATTGGGCTGACGCTGGTTATTACGTTTCCCGAGATGGCGACGTCTTTGCCAAAATATTTGGGGGGGTAA
- a CDS encoding TRAP transporter small permease subunit has product MQVLRAYIRFVDGLNERVGRVVSWLTAVLVAVVCYDVFTRYVLKNSLVAVQELEWHLFALIFLLGAAYSLKHDQHVRVDVFYSRFSPRKQAWVNLIGSVLFLIPFCVIVIVSSQYFVVSAFHIGETSPDPGGLPARWVLKAAIPLGFVLLLLQGLSLACRSLLSVLGHDEEVDG; this is encoded by the coding sequence TTGCAGGTGTTAAGAGCATATATCCGATTTGTCGATGGATTAAACGAGCGCGTTGGGCGTGTTGTTTCGTGGCTTACTGCTGTGCTGGTGGCGGTGGTGTGTTACGATGTTTTTACCCGCTATGTGCTGAAGAATAGCCTGGTGGCTGTTCAGGAGTTGGAATGGCATTTGTTCGCGCTCATTTTTCTTTTGGGCGCTGCGTATTCGCTCAAGCACGATCAACACGTGCGCGTGGATGTGTTTTATAGCCGGTTTTCTCCGCGCAAACAGGCGTGGGTGAATTTGATTGGTAGTGTTCTGTTTTTGATTCCGTTTTGCGTTATTGTGATTGTGAGTTCGCAGTATTTTGTGGTTAGTGCTTTCCACATTGGGGAGACGTCACCCGATCCGGGAGGCCTACCCGCGCGTTGGGTGCTCAAGGCGGCTATTCCACTGGGTTTTGTTCTGCTTTTGCTACAGGGCCTAAGTCTGGCGTGTCGGTCTTTGCTTTCCGTCCTGGGGCACGATGAGGAGGTGGATGGATGA
- a CDS encoding sulfatase-like hydrolase/transferase encodes MAEQPNILLFISDQQRTDTLRCYGNDWIQSPHQDALAERSFVFENTYVTQPVCTPARGSLMTGLYPHNHECMVNRDILRDEIPSIAEMLPDTYRKAMFGKWHLGDDSVRQHGFDEWISTEDDHRNKYSRPGLPFSSYYYWMKEQGIEPQNNSATGEIIYSPRQRSQLPAEYQMGTFIANHSERFIRENTDRPWLLVFSTFEPHPPMTGPYDGMYDPDALPVGPTFIKKPEGHALFNRARAEHYLNNRVEGHDMRQEKSWRKLRAQYYGNVKIIDDAIGRMVQALEETGQMENTIFAVTSDHGEMAGDHAMFEKRAFYEESARVPMILSVPWLTQSQKRIDGVFGHADLIATLVELANQPLLETLPGRPCADVLNGGADLRDHTAFMEWNGIGDRNLGNPKINLMSTLPWRCAVTGDRWKLNLCAGDQCELFDLNNDPYEETNLFDDPAHRDRAREIAARIRLWQHETNDHAPLPAV; translated from the coding sequence ATGGCAGAACAACCGAACATCCTGCTCTTCATCAGCGACCAACAGCGCACGGACACCCTGCGGTGTTACGGCAACGACTGGATACAATCGCCGCATCAAGACGCATTGGCAGAGCGCAGCTTCGTCTTTGAAAACACCTACGTCACACAACCCGTATGCACCCCTGCGCGCGGATCCCTCATGACGGGCCTGTACCCGCACAATCACGAATGCATGGTCAACCGGGACATATTGCGCGACGAAATCCCATCCATCGCAGAAATGCTACCCGACACCTATCGAAAAGCCATGTTTGGAAAATGGCACCTCGGCGACGACTCCGTGCGACAACACGGATTCGACGAATGGATCAGCACAGAAGACGACCACCGCAACAAATACTCCCGCCCTGGCCTGCCCTTCAGCAGCTATTACTACTGGATGAAAGAACAGGGCATAGAACCCCAAAACAACAGCGCCACTGGAGAAATCATCTACTCACCGCGCCAGCGATCCCAACTCCCCGCAGAATACCAGATGGGCACCTTCATCGCCAACCACTCCGAGCGATTCATCCGGGAAAACACAGACCGCCCCTGGCTCCTCGTATTCAGCACATTTGAGCCACACCCCCCAATGACCGGACCCTACGACGGCATGTACGACCCCGATGCCCTACCCGTAGGTCCCACCTTCATCAAAAAACCAGAAGGACACGCCTTATTTAACCGCGCGCGCGCAGAACACTACCTCAACAACAGGGTTGAAGGTCACGACATGCGACAAGAAAAATCCTGGCGAAAACTGCGGGCGCAATACTACGGCAACGTAAAAATCATCGACGACGCCATAGGCCGCATGGTACAGGCACTGGAAGAAACCGGACAAATGGAAAACACCATCTTTGCCGTCACCAGCGACCACGGTGAAATGGCAGGCGACCACGCCATGTTCGAAAAACGCGCATTCTACGAAGAATCCGCGCGCGTACCCATGATCTTAAGCGTCCCGTGGCTCACCCAATCGCAAAAGCGTATCGACGGCGTCTTTGGACACGCGGACCTGATCGCCACCCTTGTGGAACTCGCCAATCAGCCACTATTAGAAACCCTCCCGGGCCGCCCGTGTGCCGACGTCTTAAACGGCGGTGCCGACCTGCGCGACCACACCGCATTCATGGAATGGAACGGCATTGGCGACCGCAACCTGGGCAATCCCAAAATCAACCTCATGTCAACCTTGCCCTGGCGCTGTGCCGTAACCGGAGACCGGTGGAAACTCAACTTATGTGCCGGCGACCAGTGCGAATTATTCGACCTGAACAACGACCCCTATGAAGAAACCAACCTCTTCGACGACCCTGCGCACCGCGACCGGGCGCGGGAAATCGCAGCCCGCATTCGACTGTGGCAACACGAAACGAATGACCACGCGCCCTTGCCTGCGGTTTGA